TAGCCTGCTCACCTTTAGGTCCTTTTTCGATCTCGAACTCGACTTCCTGTCCTTCGTCTAAGGATTTATAGCCTTCACCTTGGATAGCGGTATGATGCACAAATACATCACTGCCATTTTCAGGGGTAATAAACCCATAACCTTTTTGGTTGCTGAACCACTTTACTTTGCCCTTTGCCATCTTTGTTTCCTCCTTTTCTTAAGAATTGTAGCAATAATCCATTGGGAATCCGAGCAAACAATGCCTTGCATTCTATCTACACCCCGCGCTTATCTTACCTGGCCTAAATTGCTGGGCCAGTATCCGCCTTTTTGGCGGAGAATTGCCTGCCTACCGGCAGGCAGGCGCGGGTGTGTTGCCTTCTGCAACAAAAAACCGCAAGGTTAGAACACCTCTTCCCTTGCGGCTTAAGATTTCTAATCCCCTCATTTACTACGTTAACAAATATAGCATATTTCTTTTTATTGTCAACTTATTTTTTTAGGTTTAATTTATCCGCTGTATACTTAGTGTAAACAAAAGATACCCCTAAAAATAACAAGCCTAAAACAATGAAGCTTATGATTTTATAAATAATCGGCAGCCCTGCTAAATCCACGAATATTATCCGTCCGACGGTAAACCCAAAAACAATAAAACCGCCCTTGCGGAATATCTTCTCTTTTATCAAAAACCCTATTGCAAAAAGAACCACTCCCGCTAAGCCCCAAGAAAGCGAAATCCAAATACTTCTTACATGCTGAAAAATAGCAACAAGCATTAAAGCGGCACTTGCATAAAAAAGAACGCTGATAAGCGGCTTCTCATTTTCATCAATAAGTGATTTCTTATTTAAATTGCGATAAATAAAATATGCCGCCCAGGCGCAGGCCAGCTTAACCGATATAAGAGCCCATTGGAATACCGGATTAAGATTATAGTACTTATCGATAAAAATAAATCTGACTGCTGCCAGCAATAAAACAAGAAGCGAATATACGCGGATATGCCTGTCTTCTGCCTTAACAGCCCAAATTAACGCCATAAGCGAAACTATGGCAATGCTTAAGGTAATCCACACCTGCTGGACATAAACAATAATCGCGAAAATCAATAACGACGAGGAAGCAAAGAAAAGTAATTTAGGAAGCAAAATCTCCCTCTGTCCTTCCAGGGCATTCCTATTGGATATCCTGTACAAAATATATTCTGCGAAGAAACAGCAGGCTGGCCCATAGATAATAAATAACTGCTGAAATTCGCTTATATTGCTATAATTATTCCAAAAACAAAATCTTAAGCCCGCCCAGGCTAAAACAACCAAGGCATACCAACGGATATATTTATCCAATAACAAAACCCCGACAGCAAAAATCAATACCGACTCCACCGATAATCCAAAGGTAAGCCACATTGGCTTTATTAATTCAATCACATACGCAGTCAAATACACCACAGAAAAGCCTGAATAAGCCCTTTTGGCTAACTGATCGAAATATGACAACCCGTCTTTTTCTCTAAAGAAGCGGTGCAAACCAAAGCAGGCTGCGGTTGAAATAAACCCCAGTAAGGACAGAAATTCCTTCCAGCTTATCTTAAAACCTGCCAGGGACAAATCGCCTGAGGGCCCGTAAAATACAAATTGCAAGAATAAAACTATTGATAACCCCACAGCCAGATAACGGTAGATGCCCCGCTTAAAGATAAAACCCACATATAGCAAAAACGGCAATTCTATCAACCAAACAACCAGGCTATGATAGGCAGCAAATTTTAACGGCACCGACAGGGTTATCAAAGAAACCGCGATAATTATGTCAGAAATAAAGAGCTCTTTCCTCTTTAGTAATTCCATAAACATG
The Candidatus Omnitrophota bacterium genome window above contains:
- a CDS encoding cold-shock protein gives rise to the protein MAKGKVKWFSNQKGYGFITPENGSDVFVHHTAIQGEGYKSLDEGQEVEFEIEKGPKGEQATKVVKL
- a CDS encoding DUF2339 domain-containing protein is translated as MFNGFLIWMACFAASVYVAKLKNRSCLTWFFLGFSLGPVALLIVSILPKAGSDNSNAQTINPGTSFNQIKDEFKAIQDDFNALSDRIRNLEVKISVLTLEEKKEVPSPKEIKPAITAIEKPAAVIIKKTDLEMDLGKFWLNKIGIIVFSLGVAFLLTYTVARFGFLFGALAKVLLGYAIAAGLLVIGLKLEKKDKFVNYGRVLLGGGWAIAYFTTYAMYHFEAAKVINSQVLDLLLLSVVALGIIAHSLRYKSEGLTAIALFVGYFTSVLADVGYFSLINASLLAVVALVVIYKMQWVRFIFVSIALTYLTHLVWVIKQISFSFVPAGNLNVENIYFHFDAGFLCVYLVLFTAAAHLIKNDKQAQVYRKLSAANFANFIFFFAMAYPKFYFFYPDYKFSAVLGMGLAYFVLAMFMELLKRKELFISDIIIAVSLITLSVPLKFAAYHSLVVWLIELPFLLYVGFIFKRGIYRYLAVGLSIVLFLQFVFYGPSGDLSLAGFKISWKEFLSLLGFISTAACFGLHRFFREKDGLSYFDQLAKRAYSGFSVVYLTAYVIELIKPMWLTFGLSVESVLIFAVGVLLLDKYIRWYALVVLAWAGLRFCFWNNYSNISEFQQLFIIYGPACCFFAEYILYRISNRNALEGQREILLPKLLFFASSSLLIFAIIVYVQQVWITLSIAIVSLMALIWAVKAEDRHIRVYSLLVLLLAAVRFIFIDKYYNLNPVFQWALISVKLACAWAAYFIYRNLNKKSLIDENEKPLISVLFYASAALMLVAIFQHVRSIWISLSWGLAGVVLFAIGFLIKEKIFRKGGFIVFGFTVGRIIFVDLAGLPIIYKIISFIVLGLLFLGVSFVYTKYTADKLNLKK